The following are encoded together in the Zingiber officinale cultivar Zhangliang chromosome 8A, Zo_v1.1, whole genome shotgun sequence genome:
- the LOC122010919 gene encoding beta-glucosidase 26-like, whose amino-acid sequence MDFQRSPSLFHFSSFIVFFLLLTFEPSQASNASHSLSREAFPEGFVFGTAASAYQVEGMALKGGRGPSIWDAFVKIPNTIAGNATADVTVDEYHHYKEDVDIMKDFNFDAYRFSISWSRIFPNGTGKVNWEGVDYYDRLIDYLIQQGITPYANLYHYDLPLALNEEYLGWLSPDVVDAFANYADFCFERFGDRVKNWFTFNEPRCIAALGYDDGLHAPGRCTGCTVGGNSTIEPYIAAHNLILSHAAAVKRYREKYQKEQKGMIGILLDFVWYEPYTYSVQDKAAAQRARDFHIGWFLHPLTYGHYPESMQVIVKERLPKFTEEQAKMVKDSYDYVGVNQYTSYYMKDAGVVDPKPVSYQADWHVEFKYDRDGVPIGPLANSYWLYIVPWGLYKAVTYVKETYRNPVIILAENGMDQPGNATLPEVLQDTTRVNYFKSYITNLKRAMDDGATVIGYFAWSLLDNFEWRLGYTARFGIVYVDFKNEKRFPKNSAYWFKKILQRKSN is encoded by the exons ATGGATTTCCAGAGATCCCCATCGCTCTTTCACTTCTCTTCCTTCATCGTCTTCTTCCTTTTACTCACTTTCGAGCCAAGTCAGGCCTCCAATGCCAGCCATAGTCTCAGCCGCGAAGCCTTCCCAGAGGGATTCGTGTTTGGGACAGCGGCATCTGCTTACCAAGTGGAAGGGATGGCGCTCAAAGGAGGAAGAGGACCCAGTATTTGGGACGCATTCGTTAAAATCCCAA ATACAATCGCCGGCAATGCTACTGCTGATGTTACAGTTGACGAGTACCATCATTACAAG GAAGATGTTGATATCATGAAAGATTTCAATTTTGATGCGTATCGATTCTCAATTTCTTGGAGTAGAATATTTCCAA ATGGAACGGGTAAAGTCAATTGGGAAGGTGTAGATTATTACGATAGGCTAATTGATTATTTGATACAACAAG GCATTACTCCATATGCAAATCTTTATCACTATGATCTTCCTTTGGCTCTTAATGAGGAGTACTTGGGTTGGTTAAGCCCAGATGTAGT GGATGCATTTGCGAactatgctgatttttgttttgaGAGATTTGGTGATAGAGTCAAGAATTGGTTCACCTTTAATGAGCCTAGGTGCATAGCAGCTCTTGGGTATGATGACGGTCTTCATGCCCCAGGGAGATGTACTGGTTGTACAGTTGGGGGAAACTCGACCATTGAGCCTTATATTGCGGCACATAATCTTATCCTATCTCATGCAGCTGCAGTGAAAAGATATCGTGAAAAATATCAA AAAGAACAAAAAGGCATGATTGGAATCCTTTTGGATTTTGTATGGTATGAACCTTATACTTACTCAGTGCAAGACAAAGCCGCAGCTCAAAGAGCTAGGGATTTCCACATTGGATG GTTCCTTCACCCTCTAACATATGGGCACTATCCAGAATCAATGCAAGTCATTGTCAAAGAAAGACTTCCTAAATTCACTGAAGAACAAGCGAAAATGGTGAAAGATTCATACGATTATGTGGGGGTCAATCAATATACATCTTACTATATGAAGGATGCTGGAGTGGTTGATCCAAAACCTGTTAGCTATCAAGCTGACTGGCATGTCGAATTCAAAT ACGATCGAGATGGTGTGCCTATTGGTCCTCTG GCTAATTCGTATTGGCTGTATATAGTTCCATGGGGACTCTACAAAGCCGTGACCTATGTGAAGGAAACTTATCGCAATCCCGTCATCATTTTAGCCGAGAATG GAATGGATCAACCAGGAAATGCCACTCTTCCAGAAGTCTTGCAAGATACAACGAGAGTTAACTACTTCAAGAGCTACATTACTAACTTAAAGAGGGCTATGGATGACGGCGCTACGGTGATAGGATATTTTGCATGGTCTCTTCTCGACAACTTTGAATGGAGGTTGGGCTACACAGCGAGATTTGGTATAGTATACGTAGATTTCAAGAATGAGAAGCGATTCCCCAAGAATTCAGCTTATTGGttcaaaaaaattctacaaagGAAGTCAAATTGA